The following coding sequences lie in one Oryctolagus cuniculus chromosome 7, mOryCun1.1, whole genome shotgun sequence genomic window:
- the PLA2G2D gene encoding group IID secretory phospholipase A2 has translation MELPLLCGLLVMAGVIPGQGGILNLNKMVKQVTNKTPILSYWSYGCHCGIGGRGQPKDATDWCCRVHDCCYARLKKTHGCHPLVDSYRYTFAEGHVQCSDKGSWCEQQLCACDKEVALCFKRNLDTYQKHLRYYWRPRCSGQAPEC, from the exons ATGGAGCTTCCTCTGCTGTGCGGGCTACTGGTGATGGCTG GTGTGATTCCAGGCCAGGGAGGGATCCTGAACCTGAACAAGATGGTCAAGCAAGTGACCAACAAGACACCCATCCTCTCCTACTGGTCCTACGGCTGTCACTGCGGCATCGGTGGCAGAGGCCAACCCAAGGACGCCACAGACTG GTGCTGCCGGGTCCACGACTGttgctatgccaggctgaagaagACCCACGGCTGCCACCCGCTCGTGGACAGCTACAGATACACCTTTGCCGAGGGCCACGTCCAGTGCT cggACAAGGGGAGCTGGTGTGAGCAGCAGCTGTGTGCCTGTGACAAGGAGGTGGCCCTCTGCTTCAAGCGCAACCTGGACACCTACCAGAAGCACCTGCGTTACTACTGGCGGCCCCGCTGCAGCGGCCAGGCCCCTGAGTGTTAG